The following are from one region of the Betta splendens chromosome 15, fBetSpl5.4, whole genome shotgun sequence genome:
- the flrt3 gene encoding leucine-rich repeat transmembrane protein FLRT3, giving the protein MVRQCKAFILFLIRVGLLLGLANPLVTSASCPSACRCDETFIYCNDRGLTSIPKGIPRDATVLFLQNNRIKSSGIPAELRSLTNVEKIYLYCNNLDEFPTNLPLGLRELHLQENNVRMITHASLAQIPYIEELHLDDNSVSAVSIEEGAFRDSNHLRLLFLSRNHLSTIPSGLPASIEELRFDDNRISSISEQSLQDLINLKRLILDGNLLNNRGIGEMAFVNLINLTELSLVRNSLTSPPANLPGNSLEKLQLQDNHINRVPPGAFAFLRQLYRLDLSGNNLSSLPQGVFEDLDNLTQLLLRNNPWQCTCRMKWVRDWLRSLPSKVNVRGFMCQGPDKVKGMAIKDLTTDMFDCIDSELMPTYETSTVSHTSRPSQPQWPLFVTKRPVVKGPDMGKNYHSTTTSSGRKIITISVKSSSADTIHISWRVSQPMTALRLSWLKLGHSPAFGSITETIVQGERTEYLLTALEPESSYRICMVPMETSNIYLSDETPVCIETETGSHKSYHPTTTLNREQEKEPYKNSSLPLAAIIGGAVALLAIIMLALVCWYVHRNGSLFSRNCNYNKGRRRKDDYAEAGTKKDNSILEIRETSFQMIPINHLPVSKEEFVIHTIFPPNGLSLYKSPHSENSINNRSYRDSGIPDSDHSHS; this is encoded by the coding sequence ATGGTGCGTCAATGCAAGGCATTtatcctcttcctcatcagaGTCGGGTTGCTGCTGGGCCTTGCTAACCCCCTGGTGACCTCCGCCTCATGTCCCTCAGCCTGCCGCTGCGACGAGACCTTTATCTACTGTAACGACCGTGGCCTGACTTCCATTCCTAAAGGTATTCCCCGTGATGCAACAGTGCTCTTTCTGCAAAACAACCGCATTAAGAGCTCAGGCATTCCTGCAGAGCTCCGCAGCCTCACGAACGTGGAGAAGATCTACCTTTACTGTAACAACCTGGATGAGTTTCCCACTAACCTTCCTCTCGGGCTGAGGGAGCTGCACCTACAGGAGAACAACGTTCGTATGATCACCCACGCGTCTCTAGCCCAGATTCCCTACATCGAAGAACTGCATCTGGACGATAACTCTGTATCAGCAGTCAGCATAGAGGAGGGGGCCTTTAGAGACAGTAATCACCTCAGACTGCTTTTTCTGTCCAGAAACCACCTAAGTACTATTCCTTCAGGCCTTCCTGCGAGCATCGAGGAGCTGCGCTTTGACGACAATCGCATCTCCTCCATCTCAGAGCAGTCGCTGCAAGATCTCATCAACCTGAAGCGGCTAATCCTGGACGGTAACCTGCTTAACAACCGGGGAATTGGGGAGATGGCGTTCGTCAACCTGATCAACCTGACTGAGCTCTCGCTAGTGAGGAACTCCCTGACATCGCCACCGGCCAACTTGCCCGGCAACAGcttggagaagctgcagctacagGATAATCACATTAATCGGGTCCCACCTGGGGCTTTTGCCTTCCTTAGGCAGCTTTATCGCCTGGACTTGTCTGGTAACAACCTGAGCAGCCTCCCCCAAGGTGTGTTTGAAGATCTGGACAATCTCACGCAGCTTCTGCTACGCAACAACCCCTGGCAATGTACTTGCAGGATGAAATGGGTGCGTGACTGGCTGCGATCGTTGCCGTCGAAGGTGAATGTACGTGGTTTCATGTGCCAGGGTCCCGATAAGGTCAAGGGAATGGCCATTAAAGACCTTACTACAGACATGTTTGACTGTATAGACTCAGAACTCATGCCCACATATGAGACAAGCACAGTATCCCACACTTCACGCCCTTCGCAGCCCCAGTGGCCACTGTTTGTGACTAAAAGGCCTGTAGTTAAAGGACCAGACATGGGTAAGAATTACCACAGCACCACCACCTCTTCAGGCAGGAAGATCATCACCATCAGCGTGAAATCCAGCAGTGCAGATACAATACACATATCATGGCGAGTGTCACAGCCCATGACTGCCCTTCGGCTCAGCTGGCTAAAGCTGGGACACAGCCCTGCCTTTGGCTCCATCACCGAGACCATAGTGCAGGGGGAGAGGACAGAGTACCTGCTTACGGCACTGGAGCCAGAGTCTTCCTATAGGATATGCATGGTTCCCATGGAGACCAGCAACATTTACCTGTCAGATGAGACGCCTGTTTGCATAGAGACCGAGACCGGTTCTCACAAATCCTACCACCCGACCACAACTTTGAACAGAGAACAGGAGAAAGAGCCTTACAAAAATTCCAGTCTGCCTTTGGCTGCGATCATCGGAGGGGCCGTGGCTCTGTTGGCAATAATCATGTTGGCGCTGGTGTGCTGGTACGTCCACAGGAATGGTTCACTTTTTTCCAGGAACTGCAACTACAACAAAGGCCGTCGGAGAAAGGACGACTACGCCGAAGCCGGCACCAAGAAGGACAACTCCATCCTGGAAATACGAGAGACTTCTTTTCAAATGATTCCTATAAATCACCTGCCTGTGTCCAAGGAGGAGTTTGTGATACACACGATTTTCCCACCCAACGGCCTGAGTTTATACAAAAGCCCACATAGCGAGAACAGCATTAACAACCGGAGCTACAGAGACAGTGGAATACCAGACTCAGACCATTCCCATTCATGA